The DNA window CTTTGATCTCCATAAACAACTTGGAGCGAGAATGGTTGATTTTTCTAATTGGCAAATGCCCCTTCAATACCCAACCGGAATTAATCAGGAACACATGGCGGTTCGCACTAACGTGGGTTTATTCGACGTAAGCCACATGGGGCAACTCAGGATTATCGGCCACCAGGCTACCGAATTTCTGCAATACAACACACTCAACGACCCAACCTCTTTAAAGGTGGGTCGAGGACAGTATTCAATGATTCCCAATCAAAGAGGTGGTCTCGTTGACGATATTTATCTATATCGGGATAAGCTCGACAATTACCTGATGATTCCCAATGCTGGTAATACCACGAAGGTTAAACACCAACTGAAACTCCAGGCTGAAAAATACGATTGCCACGTTGTAGATGAAACCGAAACATGGGCACTGTTGGCTCTCCAAGGCCCGGGAAGTGCAGTTCTTCTGGATCGGTTTGTTGAAAATGACCTGACAATGTTAAGAAAGAATTCGTATGTAGAAACCACACTTTCAGGGTGTCCCGCCCGCCTTGCTCGGACAGGCTACACCGGAGAGGACGGTTTCGAAATCTTCTGCAGACCAACGGACGCCTATATTATCTGGTCTCTACTGACGGAAGCCGGGGCTACTCCATGTGGTTTGGGAGCCCGAGACACGCTCCGTCTTGAAGCTGGGTTCCCCTTGTTCGGCAACGAATTTACCGGGGATACTAATCCCTTATGCACCAGTTACGCTTGGGTGGTAAAAGACAAGCCTTTCTACGGCAGAAAAGCTATGTGGGGAACTAAATGCCTTAAGGTGTTAAGAGGAATTAAGCTGCACCGCCGAGGAATAGCAAGGCATGGATATAGAATTTTAAAAAATGACCAAGAAATCGGTGAGGTTACCTCAGGAACCATTTCTCCTATGACTCGCGAAAGCATAGCATTAGGCTGGGTTGAAACCGAACATAGTAACGACGGAACTTCGCTAGCCATTGAAATCAGGGGGCAGCGCGTGGACGCAACAATAACAACACCCCCATTCTTCTAAAGACGCCCTACACCAAAAACCGGTACTAGAGACTTACATTAAGGAGGCATAATGGATTTTCCAGAAGATTTACGATACACATCTACCCATGAATGGGCTTCGGCCGCTGAAAATGGTGTAATCACAATAGGGATTACAGACTTCGCTCAAGACCAACTCGGGGACGTCGTTTTCGTAGAACTGCCCCAACTTGGAGACCAGTTTGAACAAGGTGACCCGGTCGCTGTTGTGGAATCGGTAAAAACTGCCTCAGATATTTACGCACCAACTAAGGGGACGGTCGTTGAGGTCAATTCCAACCTCGAGGACAGTCCAGAAGAAATTAATTCCGATCCGTATTCAAGTGGTTGGATATTTAGGCTGTCTATCGACAGCACCAATGAGATGTCTAATTTGTTGGATGCAACGGCCTATCGCCTTAACGCCGTGGAGGAATAAAGTTGGACTATCTACCTCACACCTTGGAAGACATCGAAAAGGCTCTCCGCACTGTCGGCGTCAGAGATGTTGAAGACCTTTTCTCGGACATCCCGAAAGCCCTCTCTAATCCGGAAATAAATCTTCCATCTGGGATGGACGAGGATAGTTTACTTCGGCACTTGAAGGAACTGCAGAACCAAAATAGAACTGACCAGCCTTGTTTTCTTGGTGGCGGTATTCGGCATCATTTTTTGCCGAGTGTAACGCAACAACTTGCAAGCAAACCTGAATTCCTAACCGCCTATACTGCATATCAACCTGAAGTATCTCAGGGATTACTGCAAGCAACCTTTGAGTACCAAACTATGATGTCGGAACTAACCGGCCTCCCAATTTCTAATGCCAGTATGTATGACGGTGCACCGGCAACCGCTGAAGCAGCTCTCTTAGCGGCAAGAGCAACTAATCGTTCCAAGGTTTTGGTAAGTAGAGGTATCCATCCCGAAACTTTAGAGGTCTTAAAAACTTACTTAACACCCTTAAAGATATCTCTAGAGGTATTTGAGCTCGACGGCCTAACTTCTTCTATTCCAATTGTAGACAAAGACACAGCGTGCGTAATCGCTCAAAACCCCAATTTTCTCGGTTATTTAGAATCTGTACCCAATTTAGTAGAGGCCTCACATAAAATGGGAGCTTTATACGTTGCAGTATCAGATCCAGTTGCCCTCGGGATACTTAAACCTCCTGGCTCTCAAGGAGCAGACATCGTCACAGGAGACGGCCAAACTTTAGGAAACCCCGTAATTTTCGGAGGACCAAGCTTTGGCTTTTTGTTAGTATCTGAACGTCTTGTCCGGCAAATGCCCGGACGGGTGGTCGGCGAAACAGTCGACACCGAAGGACAGCGTGGATTCGTTCTTACTCTCCAAGCAAGGGAACAACATATACGTAGAGGTAAAGCAAAATCTAATATTTGTTCAAATCATCAACTCACAGCATTAATGGCAACCATAAACCTCGCTGCTCTCGGGCCGCAAGGACTCCAAGAAATAGCGGAACAAAGTGTACTGGCTGCCCATGAACTCGCAGATAAATTAAGTAGGGTTGGAATAACAGTAAGGCAGGAGTCAACCTTCTTTAACGAATTTCTCATCGAAACGGAAACCTCTCCTTTAAAACTTCGCCAAGAATTTTCACTCAGAGGAATTAGCGCTGGAATTCCGGTTCCTCAGACTTTTAATTTTGGTAATGCTTCGATCCTAGCGGCAACTGAATTGACCACTAAAGAAGATATAGACGCTTTGCTTAAAGCAATTACGGAAATCGAGTTATCTAAATGAAAACTCTTCCACAGAAAAGATCCAATTTCGCTGGGGACTATGTTCCTCTAATATTCGAACGATCACGCCCGGGCCGAAGGGGTTCGCGACCACCGATAAGAAGAACGGGTAACGTCTCAGCATTGCTCGGTACCGACAACGTGCGGCAAACCCCACCCCGGCTACCAGAAGTATCAGAATTAGACCTAGTGAGGCACTATACGGCTCTTGCTCATAGGCAAATGAGTATTGACGGAAATCCGTATTTTTTGGGCAGCTGCACAATGAAATATAACCCTAAGGTCAATGAAGAAGCCGCCCGAATGTTTACCAAGCTACATCCTTATCAGGATCCTCACGAGACCCAAGGAGCCCTAAGGCTTCTTTTTAACCTACAAACCAGTTTGGCTGAATTGACTGGAATGAACGCCGTAACACTACAACCTGCGGCCGGCGCGCACGGAGAATTAACCGGCATGCTGATGATCAAGGCTTACCACCAGTCTAACGGTGAAGAGGACCAAAGGCGAGTGGTTTTAGTGCCTGACTCTGCTCACGGCACCAACCCAGCAACGGCGACAATGGTTGGATATGAGGTCGAAGAAATACCGACGGATATTAACGGTGAAGTCGACGTCGATCACTTTCTTTCGGCCTTAGGGCCTCACGTCGCTGCCATTATGCTTACCAACCCTAATACTGTCGGGATCTTTGAAACGAAGATAATGGAATTATCTAAAGCGGCGCACAGTTTTGGCGCCCAACTCTACTATGACGGAGCAAACGCCAACGCCATCGTAGGCAGAGCAAGACCCGGGGATATGGGCTTTGACGTTGTCCACCTAAATCTCCACAAGACTTTCACCACACCACACGGGGGTGTGGGTCCCGGAGCCGGCCCTGTTGGGGTAAAACGACATCTTAAGGACTTTCTCCCAACACCCATAATCGGTAAGAGAGATGGCCAGTTCACCGCGGATTACAGTGCGCCCCAATCCATTGGGCGCATGCGTTCCTTTTATGGCAACTTCGGTAACCTTGTACGTGCTTACACTTATATTCGGGCGTTAGGTAAGGAAGGTTTAAGAGGAGTGTCCACCATGGCCGTCCTAAACGCTAACTACCTCCGCGTTAAACTAGTAGAAGCCGGTTATGAAATCGCATTCGATCGAATAAACATGCACGAATTCGTCGCACGACCACCGTCTGGATTTAAAACTATTGACATTGCAAAGGCAATGCTCGATTACGGCATCCACCCAATGACAGTTTATTTCCCATTAATTGTTAAAGAAGCAATGATGCTCGAACCTACAGAAACGGAGTCAATCGAAAGCATAGACAGATACGCGGAAATAATGGGGAACATCTTACGAGAGGCAGAAGCAGATCCTGACTACCTTTCAACTGCGCCACACGCCACACCGGTTCTGCGGTTAGACGAAGTCCGTGCCGCTAGGCATCCTAAGCTTCGCCATACCTTCCCGCCCCAATAAAAACGTGAACTCCAGCGCAAAGGCTAAAGCTTTTTCCAGCACTTCAATTAAACTTGTGGCGCACCGGATCTTTCAGAGTTAACTTTCACTGGCAGCTGGAAGAACCCTCACCATCAGGAGGGGCCTGACCGTCCGTCCTAAAGCTGTGTCCGCAACCACATGAACTTGTTGCGTTGGGATTGTTGACGCTGAAACCGCCACCCATTAAATTCTCGACGTAATCAACTTCAGAACCACGAAGCAACGCCCAGCTCTTAGGGTCAATAACGACCGTAATTCCGCGGTCTTCAAATGTTTTATCCCCAACAAGCTTTTTATCGTCTATCGCTAAACCATAACTATACCCACTGCAACCACCGGATTTAACGAAAACCCTAATCGCTGCATCATCTTTGCCGCTAGAATTCAAGAGCTCAGTTGCCCTGGTAGCAGCTGCGTCGGTAACCGTAAAATTTTCTGTTTCCATCAGTACCTTCCCTACTCGGGACCTAGCCAATGCAATTACTATTCAAGTTATAGCACAAAGAGACAAAGCTTTACGTCAATATTTCAACACTTGGCAGAATTAAAAGAAGTTGATATACTCCTAATCCGCCCATGGGCGTATAGCTCAGTTGGTAGAGCGGCGGTCTCCAAAACCGTAGGTCCCGGGTTCAAGTCCTGGTGCGCCCGCCAAAGAATTACTTTTAGACCAAATGGGTATTTACAAACTCAAGCACTTGCATTAACATTTTCTTTGTCGAAATTGTCCCCATAGCCATAGTTTGGGGGTATTACGTAAACTGCAAGTTACCAGCAGACTGAAGGCCGCTTTGTTCTAGGTCCCCTTCAGACCTTTTCCCTTTCGTGGTCTTGGATGATGGTTTCTATTCGCCAAATAGCTAGCAGCCCGTGCTAAGCTTTAGAGCGTATGAAGGTAACATCTTTGCTCACTTTGCGCTGCATAATGTTCCTTATACCCATCGCTCTTGGGACGGTAGGTGCCCAAGAATCACCCCATAACGTTTGGATTATCCCTATAGATTCAGACATCACCCCAGCAACAGCCGATTTTGTTAATTCTCGAGTCCAGCTAGCTAATCAGGAACGACCCTTGGCCCTTGTGTTTGTCTTGAACACCAATGGCGGCCAGGTAACTTCAATGCAACGAATTGTCGACATTATTCTAACCACAGCTGAGGTCCCTACTATTGCAGTAGTAGAGAAGGCCTTTAGTGCCGGCGCTTTAATCGCAATGAGCGCCGAATACCTCGCAATGTTACCCGGATCCTCTATTGGCGCGGCTCTACCCATTGTTCCAACCTTAACTGGAGCTAAACCCGTCGAAGAGAAGTTTAACTCAGCTGTTCGCGGGCAATTTCGCAGCGTAGCTGAAGCAAGAGGCAGAGACCCACAGATAGCTGAGGCCATGGTTAATCAGAAATTCGAAATTCCTGGGCTTTCGACTAAAGATGAACTAGTGACATTGACCGCCTCGCAGGCAGTTACCTTTGGCATTGCTGATATCGAAGCCTTAACCCTGCGCGATGCACTCTCCGCTTTCGGTTATGGAGGTGTCACCATAATTACCTTGAGCCCTAACCTTACCGAGCGTTTGGGGATATTTCTTGCGAAACCACTGATCGCTGCAATTTTACTAGCTATCGGCGTAGCTGGTATTTTAATTGAATTTTTCACTCCAGGGTTTGGGCTACCAGGAGCCCTCGGCGTAATCAGCCTAGCCCTCCTTGGATTAGCAGCATTTGTAGCAACTCCAGCGAATCCTATCGACCTCATCCTCATAGTCCTAGGGATTTTACTCGTGGCCGTTGAAATACTAGTAATACCAGGATTTGGCGTCGCCGGAATTCTCGGCATAACAGCAATAGTCGTCTCTGTTTTCAGGATTTTTCAAAATGATGCGGTCACAGTAGTTTCGGGCGCGGCGATCTTCGGGGCCTTAATCTTAGCCTTGGGATTTTGGTTCCTACCAAATACCCGACTCGGTCATACATTGATGCTTAGAACGCGCTTGAGAACACTTACAAATACTGGGTCGGGACAGAAAACCCGTACCGTTGATAGAACCTCTTTAATCGGCCAGCGCGGTGAAGCCACATCTGACCTTCGCCCCGCCGGGGTTGCACATTTTGATGGGAACCGTGTAGATGTAGTTACTGAAGGGGATTACATCTCGTCCGGCTCACCGATAGAGGTAACTTTCGTTGAGGGCAACCGCGTGATCGTACGGTCGGCCAACTAATCGTCATCATTTTATATAGGTACGTTAGGAGAATTTAATGGAACCAACCGTTTTGATTATCGCCTTCCTGGCAATATTATTCTTTCTTATCCTATTCACAATAATCCCGGTAGGATTATGGATATCGGCCATCGCAGCCGGTGTCCGGGTGGGGCTATTTAGTTTGGTAGCAATGCGCCTGCGACGCGTTCCTCCGCAAAAGATTATCCTACCCCTCATTAAGGCTGATAAAGCAGGTATCCCTGTTGGGCAAAACCAGTTGGAAGCTCACTATCTCGCAGGCGGGAATGTCGATCGAGTCGTTGATGCGCTAATAGCTGCTGATAAAGCAAGAATTCTACTACCCTTTGATCGGGCAGCAGCCATTGACTTAGCGGGAAGAGATGTTTTAGACGCTGTCAAGGTTTCGGTCAATCCCCGCGTAATCCAAACACCCAACGTATCGGCTGTTGCTAAAGACGGCATTGAACTTATAAGTACAGCGAGAGTAACAGTCCGAGCCAACCTTGAGCGACTGGTGGGAGGAGCTGGTGAAGAAACAATCATCGCACGAGTCGGCGAAGGAATTGTATCTTCAATAGGTTCAACGGGAAGCCACAAAGCAGTTCTTGAAAATCCCGACACCATTTCCAAAACCGTTCTCGCTAAAGGATTAGACAGTGGAACCGCTTTTGAAATCCTTTCCATCGACATCGCAGACGTAAATGTCGGTCGGAACATTGGCGCAACTCTACAAACAGATCAAGCCGAAGCAGATAAGCAAGTGGCTCAGGCTAAGGCTGAAGAGCGACGAGCGATGGCGGTCGCAGCTGAACAAGAAAACCGTGCACTTGTCGAACAGATGAGAGCTAAGGTGGTTGAAGCAGAAGCCGAGGTGCCGAAAGCAATGTCGACAGCCTTCCAACAAGGAACCATGGGGGTAATTGATTATTACAATATCCAGAACATTCAATCGGACACCCAAATGCGTACCAACATTGCTGGGGCAACAAGCACCAATTTAGACGAATGAACTGGGACAACCTATTAACACCACTTTTATTCTTCCTGTTCATTGGGGTTCCTTTATTGAATCGATTAAATCGGAGTCAAAGAGGCGGACCTAAACCTGACCCCCAAGAACATACTGGCTCGCCTCGACCAGGCGCAACTAATCCTCTTGAAAGCAACTCCGATACCCAGAAGACTGAAGACACAAAAGAGCTTGAACCTGAGCTTTCGTACCGGTTAGAGGCTGCACGCCGACGCGTAGCGGAAGCAACGGCTCAAATGACTGCTCCACCTTCACCCCAAAAACAGTTCTCCTCACCAACCACCTCTCTTCCCAAGGCTCCTTCTGCAGTATTAACACCGGTCTCCCCCACCACCAATAAACTGGGAGACCCACCCAAGGTTAGTCCCTCAGCTGACCAGGCTCTCGTTGTAAACCATGTCGACGATCTAAATTTTCGCAACACACTCCAGCCGGAGATACTCACCTCAAGACCTTCTACCACCACCGCCGTTAGCGAACGGAAATCCTCCCGACAATCATTCTTGGTATCAGGATCTAAAAGGCAGATCATTCAAGGGATCATCTGGAAACAAATACTTGATGACCCATTATTCAAAACACCTCGGAGGGCTCCATTTCAACGACGCTGAAATTGAAACTTCGCAGCCCAGCTGAAGCAATTAGCCTGTTCGGACAAAACGACCAGATTCTAAAAGTCCTAAAGAACCGTCTTAATGCAAGCGTCGTTGCCCGAGGCGACGAAGTAAAATTAACGGGCGATAATGAGGACGTAAAACAAGCAGCCCTCACCTTCCAAAACCTATTATCGACAATACGAGGTGGCGGAGAGCTCAGTATCACTGAGATCGAGCATGCTGATCTAGATAACCTCGTAGCTCAAGCCGACGAGGATCCCCACCTACCAAAGCGTGCCCAGCCAAAAACCTCCGGGCAGAGACGTTACGTACGAGCCATACACCGAGGTTCCATTACTTTCGGGATTGGTCCGGCTGGAACTGGTAAAACATTTCTAGCCGTGGCAATGGCAGTTCAAGCCTTAACTGAACGCCGCGTCAAACGCTTAGTACTTACCCGACCTGCGGTAGAAGCAGGTGAGCGCTTAGGTTTCCTGCCTGGCGACCTCCAAGCCAAAATTGATCCTTACCTCCGACCCCTATATGACGCTCTTTATGACATGCTTCATGCTGATAAGATGGACCAACTTATGGACCAAGGCGCTATCGAAATCGCCCCACTAGCATTCATGAGAGGCAGGACCCTAAACGATGCCTTTATTATCCTTGACGAAGCTCAAAATACTACGCAAGAACAAATGAAAATGTTTTTGACCCGCATGGGCTTTAACAGTAAAGTAGTTGTAACAGGCGATGTAACACAAACTGATTTACCCGGGAACGTCCAGAGCGGACTCACAGATGCCGAAAATATCCTCAAAGGGATCGACGGTATAGAATTTTTATACTTTAGCGAGCAGGACGTCGTCCGTCACGCGTTAGTGGCAAGCATTATCAAGGCCTATGAAGCCACCTAATAATAAAATTTGGGTGATTGGGCTATATTTTCTGTCCACTCTATCTATTGCTGGACTTATTTATACTGTTCAGGACCGTAGTGAAAACACTTCTCTAGCAGAGGGTCAAAATAGCCCACTCACCTATACTGCACCAAGGGAAGTCTTAATTATTAACAAAATATCTACCCAACGGGCCCGGGAAACAGCACGATCCCAGATACCTACAATTTTTTCTGTAGACACCTCAACCGAACAGCTAGTAATTGAAGGTATTCTGTCCTCAGGCTTCAAAGCGGAGACTTACCTTCCTCTTTTAGAAGCCTATATGAGCCCAGATGGCGTCAGCAAAGACCAAATCCCGGTACTCCTGGAAGCCGCAGTGGTAGGAAATACCGCTACGAAACGCGAGGACATCAGGCTGACGCTTAACCGTCTCCTTTTACCGACCTATCAACCCAACCTCGAACTAACTGAAACAGCACGAGATGCTGCCGCTGCAGCGGTAGCGCCAATTATGACCTCCTTAAACGCCGGCCAGATAATCGTTCGTGAGGGCGAAATCCTTACAACCGAAACCCTCCGCGTTCTAGATAAAGTTGGTCTTTATAGAGCAGAGACTCAAGCCCTTAGACAGACCCTAACAACCTGGTTAACCGCAATCGCTGTAGCCGGCCTTTTAAGCAGCGCCGTTTTTTTCGGCCGTCGACATTTAGGCGCACTTGCTCCAGGTCAATTCTTTTTCTTGGTAATTTTGTCCCTTTTGCTCCTAGTCATCCAAACTTTCGTGTTCACCACATTAGAAGGGCTACTTATCATTGCCGTAGCTCCGGTACTCATCACCGTACTTGTTTCCGAGACCGTAAGTTTATTCTGGGGAGTTTGCCTTGCCGTAATTTCTTCATTCTTGATGCTAAACCCTTCATTAGAAACCCAGGTGAGCTTGGTAATACTCGCCGTAGCATCCGCCCTGCTAGTTCGACTATTACCCAACCGGCTTTCCCTTCTCATAGCACCCACCCTAGGAGGTGCCATTGCAGGATCCACCTACTTAGCGATAACACTACTTACAGGCGGGACACCAATTATTGCGGCATTTTTACCAGCCCTTTTTATTTTTGTTGGAGGGTTTATTAGCGGAATAACTGCCCTCGGTCTCCTCCCGATTGCAGAAAGTGCTTTTGGGTTCCTAACAAATTTCCGATTATTAGAACTCTCCAACCCCAACAGCCCCCTTTTACGAAGGCTTTTAACCGAAGCGCCAGGGACATATCAGCACAGTTTGGTTATCTCTACCTTAGCGGAGGCAGCAGTACAAAGTTTACAGGGAAATCAACTTCTTGCTCGGGTGGGGGCCCTTTATCACGATGTAGGAAAATTGAGGCGCCCCCGTTTTTTCATCGAAAATCAATTTTCTGAGGAAAACCCTCATGATCACATTAGCCCTCATCTGAGTTATCTCATAATCACAAATCATGTCCGTGAGGGATTAGACCTTTTACGACGTTATCGCTTACCAAGAATCTTCAATACTTTTGTGGCACAACATCATGGGACAACGGTTATTAGTTTTTTCTACAAAAAAGCCCTCGAGGAAAGTGAATCAACCGAAGAACTAAACTTTCGGTATCCGGGCCCTAAACCTGATTCTCTAGAGTCCGCAGTATTGATGTTAGCCGATTCCGTAGAGCCAGGTTCTCGCACTTTACAGAATCCAAACCCTTCGAATATTAGATCGCTAATAGACAAAGTATTCGACCAACGTTTGCACGACAACCAGCTTTCCAACAGCCCGTTAACACTAAGGGACCTTGCGGTTGTTGCCAATTCGTTCGAGCGAACCCTAACCGCAATTTTGCATAAAAGAATTGCCTACCCGACCGCCGAGGAAATTAGGAGCCTTCGCCTTGATAGAAATTATAGACGAAACAAAAAAGTATCCAGTTAGCGAAAGCTTGAAGCAAGCGGTCGGACTCTTCCTCGAAGAACTTGAAATGAGTAAACAAGATTTAACAGTTGTCCTTTGCGACGATAAGATGATGCAACAAAAAAACCTGAAGTTTCGTGGAATCGACAAGCCAACCGACGTATTATCTTTCCCGCTGTGCGAGCCTGAAGATACCTCCATGCCCTATGTCCATCATCTTGGCGACATAATAATTGACGTTCAGATGGCGCAGCGCCAAGCGGCAAAGCACGGAAACACCCTCGACGAAGAAATACTGGTCCTTACCTCGCATGGGATATTACATCTCCTCGGTTATGATCACCCCTCTTCAGCAGAATGGAAAGACTTCCATCAGGCTGAGGAAAGAATATTAGCGATAGCAAAAAAAGAGCTCGCATGAAACGTCTATTTCGATC is part of the Trueperaceae bacterium genome and encodes:
- the gcvT gene encoding glycine cleavage system protein T, with the protein product MKTTPLFDLHKQLGARMVDFSNWQMPLQYPTGINQEHMAVRTNVGLFDVSHMGQLRIIGHQATEFLQYNTLNDPTSLKVGRGQYSMIPNQRGGLVDDIYLYRDKLDNYLMIPNAGNTTKVKHQLKLQAEKYDCHVVDETETWALLALQGPGSAVLLDRFVENDLTMLRKNSYVETTLSGCPARLARTGYTGEDGFEIFCRPTDAYIIWSLLTEAGATPCGLGARDTLRLEAGFPLFGNEFTGDTNPLCTSYAWVVKDKPFYGRKAMWGTKCLKVLRGIKLHRRGIARHGYRILKNDQEIGEVTSGTISPMTRESIALGWVETEHSNDGTSLAIEIRGQRVDATITTPPFF
- the gcvH gene encoding glycine cleavage system protein H, whose amino-acid sequence is MMDFPEDLRYTSTHEWASAAENGVITIGITDFAQDQLGDVVFVELPQLGDQFEQGDPVAVVESVKTASDIYAPTKGTVVEVNSNLEDSPEEINSDPYSSGWIFRLSIDSTNEMSNLLDATAYRLNAVEE
- a CDS encoding aminomethyl-transferring glycine dehydrogenase: MDYLPHTLEDIEKALRTVGVRDVEDLFSDIPKALSNPEINLPSGMDEDSLLRHLKELQNQNRTDQPCFLGGGIRHHFLPSVTQQLASKPEFLTAYTAYQPEVSQGLLQATFEYQTMMSELTGLPISNASMYDGAPATAEAALLAARATNRSKVLVSRGIHPETLEVLKTYLTPLKISLEVFELDGLTSSIPIVDKDTACVIAQNPNFLGYLESVPNLVEASHKMGALYVAVSDPVALGILKPPGSQGADIVTGDGQTLGNPVIFGGPSFGFLLVSERLVRQMPGRVVGETVDTEGQRGFVLTLQAREQHIRRGKAKSNICSNHQLTALMATINLAALGPQGLQEIAEQSVLAAHELADKLSRVGITVRQESTFFNEFLIETETSPLKLRQEFSLRGISAGIPVPQTFNFGNASILAATELTTKEDIDALLKAITEIELSK
- a CDS encoding glycine dehydrogenase (aminomethyl-transferring) (acts in conjunction with GvcH to form H-protein-S-aminomethyldihydrolipoyllysine from glycine; forms a heterodimer with subunit 1 to form the P protein), whose translation is MKTLPQKRSNFAGDYVPLIFERSRPGRRGSRPPIRRTGNVSALLGTDNVRQTPPRLPEVSELDLVRHYTALAHRQMSIDGNPYFLGSCTMKYNPKVNEEAARMFTKLHPYQDPHETQGALRLLFNLQTSLAELTGMNAVTLQPAAGAHGELTGMLMIKAYHQSNGEEDQRRVVLVPDSAHGTNPATATMVGYEVEEIPTDINGEVDVDHFLSALGPHVAAIMLTNPNTVGIFETKIMELSKAAHSFGAQLYYDGANANAIVGRARPGDMGFDVVHLNLHKTFTTPHGGVGPGAGPVGVKRHLKDFLPTPIIGKRDGQFTADYSAPQSIGRMRSFYGNFGNLVRAYTYIRALGKEGLRGVSTMAVLNANYLRVKLVEAGYEIAFDRINMHEFVARPPSGFKTIDIAKAMLDYGIHPMTVYFPLIVKEAMMLEPTETESIESIDRYAEIMGNILREAEADPDYLSTAPHATPVLRLDEVRAARHPKLRHTFPPQ
- a CDS encoding iron-sulfur cluster assembly accessory protein gives rise to the protein METENFTVTDAAATRATELLNSSGKDDAAIRVFVKSGGCSGYSYGLAIDDKKLVGDKTFEDRGITVVIDPKSWALLRGSEVDYVENLMGGGFSVNNPNATSSCGCGHSFRTDGQAPPDGEGSSSCQ
- a CDS encoding serine protease; the protein is MKVTSLLTLRCIMFLIPIALGTVGAQESPHNVWIIPIDSDITPATADFVNSRVQLANQERPLALVFVLNTNGGQVTSMQRIVDIILTTAEVPTIAVVEKAFSAGALIAMSAEYLAMLPGSSIGAALPIVPTLTGAKPVEEKFNSAVRGQFRSVAEARGRDPQIAEAMVNQKFEIPGLSTKDELVTLTASQAVTFGIADIEALTLRDALSAFGYGGVTIITLSPNLTERLGIFLAKPLIAAILLAIGVAGILIEFFTPGFGLPGALGVISLALLGLAAFVATPANPIDLILIVLGILLVAVEILVIPGFGVAGILGITAIVVSVFRIFQNDAVTVVSGAAIFGALILALGFWFLPNTRLGHTLMLRTRLRTLTNTGSGQKTRTVDRTSLIGQRGEATSDLRPAGVAHFDGNRVDVVTEGDYISSGSPIEVTFVEGNRVIVRSAN
- a CDS encoding phosphate starvation-inducible protein PhoH, encoding MSLFGQNDQILKVLKNRLNASVVARGDEVKLTGDNEDVKQAALTFQNLLSTIRGGGELSITEIEHADLDNLVAQADEDPHLPKRAQPKTSGQRRYVRAIHRGSITFGIGPAGTGKTFLAVAMAVQALTERRVKRLVLTRPAVEAGERLGFLPGDLQAKIDPYLRPLYDALYDMLHADKMDQLMDQGAIEIAPLAFMRGRTLNDAFIILDEAQNTTQEQMKMFLTRMGFNSKVVVTGDVTQTDLPGNVQSGLTDAENILKGIDGIEFLYFSEQDVVRHALVASIIKAYEAT
- the ybeY gene encoding rRNA maturation RNase YbeY, with amino-acid sequence MIEIIDETKKYPVSESLKQAVGLFLEELEMSKQDLTVVLCDDKMMQQKNLKFRGIDKPTDVLSFPLCEPEDTSMPYVHHLGDIIIDVQMAQRQAAKHGNTLDEEILVLTSHGILHLLGYDHPSSAEWKDFHQAEERILAIAKKELA